From the Malus domestica chromosome 17, GDT2T_hap1 genome, one window contains:
- the LOC103425907 gene encoding F-box/kelch-repeat protein At5g15710-like, which translates to MPEFTHLCSSNKLFPSPSRSHGRFLNPGGHLSQITRNWVLGLKRRSKILVGWGFITMDGSEESSESRSAVTSSKSVGNGVSSEDDRCPKQVSPLRGGGSRNTSPLGCVRSRNTSPSRQKVVKTKPRGLDEETASTFGKPVHPDVQMEDNIWAMLPEDLLNEILARIPPFMIFRLRCVCKRWNTILQDRSFLKFHSQVPSHGPCLLTFWKNSQTPQCSVFSLPLKTWYRIPFTFLPQWAFWLVGSSAGLVCFSGLDGLNFRALVCNPLTQTWRTLPSMHYNQQRQLIMVVDRKDRSFKVIATSDIYGDKSLPTEVYDSKLNTWSIHQIMPAVNLCSSKMAYCDSRLYLETLSPLGLMMYRLDTGYWEHIPAKFPRSLLDGYLVAGTQKRLFLVGRIGLYSTLQSMRIWELDHAKFLWVEISRMPPKYFRSLLRLSAERFECSGQDNLICFTSWNQGKGLLYDVDKKVWSWIAGCALQSYNSQVCFYEPRFDASVY; encoded by the exons ATGCCTGAATTTACTCATCTGTGCTCCTCCAACAAGCTGTTTCCTTCACCAAGCAGAAGCCATGGAAGATTTCTGAATCCTGGAGGACACTTATCTCAAATCACAAG GAATTGGGTACTAGGGTTGAAACGCCGGAGTAAAATTTTGGTTGGTTGGGGTTTTATCACCATGGATGGTTCTGAGGAATCTTCTGAATCTAGGTCTGCTGTAACTAGTTCGAAATCTGTGGGAAATGGGGTTTCAAGTGAAGATGATAGGTGCCCAAAGCAAGTGTCGCCGCTTAGAGGTGGTGGGTCGAGGAACACGAGTCCGTTGGGTTGTGTAAGATCAAGGAATACAAGCCCTTCGAGGCAAAAGGTGGTTAAGACAAAGCCGCGAGGACTGGATGAAGAAACGGCTTCTACATTTGGGAAACCAGTTCATCCTGATGTTCAAATGGAGGATAATATATGGGCAATGTTGCCCGAGGATTTGTTGAATGAGATATTAGCTAGAATTCCGCCGTTCATGATATTCAGGCTCCGCTGTGTATGTAAACGGTGGAATACAATTCTACAAGATAGAAGCTTTCTTAAGTTTCACTCACAAGTACCGTCTCATGGGCCTTGTCTTCTCACATTTTGGAAGAACTCTCAGACCCCACAATGCTCAGTCTTCAGCTTGCCATTAAAAACATGGTATAGGATTCCGTTCACATTTTTGCCACAGTGGGCATTCTGGTTGGTCGGTTCTTCTGCTGGTTTAGTTTGCTTTTCTGGGCTTGATGGCTTAAATTTTAGAGCCTTGGTTTGTAACCCTCTTACACAAACTTGGAGGACATTGCCAAGTATGCATTATAATCAGCAGAGGCAGCTGATAATGGTTGTTGATAGGAAGGACCGGTCGTTTAAAGTTATAGCTACTAGTGATATTTATGGTGACAAATCACTGCCCACTGAAGTATATGATTCGAAGCTCAATACGTGGTCAATTCACCAGATAATGCCTGCAGTTAATCTTTGCTCCTCAAAGATGGCATATTGTGACTCCAGATTATATTTGGAAACCCTTTCTCCACTTGGCCTGATGATGTATCGACTGGACACAGGGTACTGGGAACACATTCCAGCTAAGTTCCCGCGGTCTCTATTGGATGGTTATTTGGTTGCTGGCACCCAGAAGCGTCTGTTTCTAGTTGGAAGGATTGGTCTTTATAGTACTCTTCAGAGTATGAGAATTTGGGAACTGGATCATGCTAAATTTTTATGGGTAGAGATTAGCAGGATGCCTCCGAAGTATTTCAGATCTCTGTTAAGGTTATCAGCCGAGAGGTTCGAGTGCTCTGGACAGGATAACTTGATCTGCTTCACATCTTGGAACCAAGGAAAGGGTCTTCTTTACGACGTTGATAAGAAGGTGTGGTCATGGATTGCAGGCTGTGCACTGCAGTCATACAACAGCCAGGTTTGTTTCTATGAGCCGAGATTTGATGCTTCTGTATACTAA